In one window of Kitasatospora sp. MMS16-BH015 DNA:
- a CDS encoding ROK family transcriptional regulator gives MRAVTDTTRTPLAGTPSLLRAINDRAALELLLANGPLSRTQIGSLTGLSKPTASQLLARLESAGLVEPVGTTAGGPGPNAQLYQVNPASGYVAGLDVTPTRVKVAVADITGRTLAELTAPTKGWPAAETVERTAAAVAETVRQAGLPADCLREVVIGVPGALDPSTGKLRYAPHLPGWHSPRLTADLECALGTSVSVENDVNLAAIAEQSFGAAQGCEDFVLLWAEEGIGAAIVIAGRLHRGFTGGAGEVGYMPVPGAPLIHKPRRRNSGGFQELAGAPAVLALAQEHGLAAAGAGEAIALALATPGAGDRFLETLAERLAIGLAVIVAVVDPELVVISGGIPTAGGDRLRELVQDTLAQISIPRPEVRSSSVPGSPVLHGALQRALATAREAVFSTH, from the coding sequence ATGCGGGCTGTGACCGACACCACCCGTACCCCGCTCGCCGGCACGCCCAGCCTGCTGCGCGCCATCAACGACCGGGCCGCCCTCGAACTGCTGCTCGCCAACGGCCCGCTCTCCCGGACCCAGATCGGCAGCCTCACCGGCCTCTCCAAGCCCACCGCCTCCCAGCTGCTGGCCCGGCTCGAATCGGCCGGCCTGGTCGAGCCGGTCGGCACCACCGCCGGCGGCCCCGGGCCGAACGCGCAGCTGTACCAGGTGAACCCGGCCAGCGGGTACGTGGCCGGGCTCGACGTCACGCCCACCCGGGTCAAGGTCGCGGTGGCCGACATCACCGGCCGCACGCTGGCCGAGCTGACCGCCCCGACCAAGGGCTGGCCGGCCGCCGAGACGGTGGAGCGCACCGCCGCCGCCGTGGCCGAGACGGTCCGCCAGGCCGGGCTGCCCGCCGACTGCCTGCGCGAGGTGGTGATCGGCGTCCCCGGCGCGCTCGACCCGTCCACCGGCAAGCTCCGCTACGCCCCGCACCTGCCCGGCTGGCACTCGCCGCGCCTGACGGCCGACCTGGAGTGCGCGCTGGGCACCTCGGTGAGCGTGGAGAACGACGTCAACCTGGCCGCGATAGCCGAGCAGTCCTTCGGCGCGGCGCAGGGTTGCGAGGACTTCGTGCTGCTCTGGGCCGAGGAGGGCATCGGCGCGGCGATCGTGATCGCCGGCCGGCTGCACCGCGGCTTCACCGGCGGCGCGGGCGAGGTCGGCTACATGCCGGTGCCCGGCGCGCCGCTGATCCACAAGCCCCGCCGGCGCAACTCCGGCGGTTTCCAGGAGCTGGCCGGCGCCCCCGCGGTGCTCGCGCTGGCCCAGGAGCACGGTCTCGCGGCCGCCGGCGCCGGGGAGGCGATCGCCCTCGCGCTCGCCACGCCCGGTGCGGGCGACCGCTTCCTGGAGACCCTGGCCGAGCGGCTGGCCATCGGGCTGGCCGTGATCGTCGCGGTGGTCGATCCCGAGCTGGTGGTGATCTCCGGCGGCATCCCGACAGCCGGCGGCGACCGCCTGCGCGAGCTCGTCCAGGACACGCTGGCCCAGATCTCCATCCCCCGGCCGGAGGTGCGCAGCAGCTCCGTGCCGGGCTCCCCCGTCCTGCACGGCGCCCTGCAACGCGCCCTCGCCACAGCTCGGGAAGCGGTGTTCTCCACCCACTGA
- a CDS encoding mechanosensitive ion channel family protein, with the protein MFRATGLLIAASASPSPSPSPASDDPLPKLDLRVPTSASEVSDTTRQAAGWLGANWQSWVEGALRIVFIVVLAMVLRAMVRKLITQLIGRMTRHAESEAEFGRLGGLLANSGVVNPERRQQRAEAIGSVLRSVASFSILGTAALMVLSALGVNLAPLLASAGVAGVAIGFGARNLVTDFLSGVFMIMEDQYGVGDEIDTGVATGTVLEVGLRVTKLRGAGGEIWYIRNGEVKRIANMSQGWGTASVDVQVGYKEDLERVEALIVETAEQLGKETPYDELIWGRAKILGVESVAADSVVLRVEARTTPGKSALVGRALRQRLKTAFDLAGVKLKEEPVAVVAAPAVETAAPSILADPASARSLATKPIPLPAPEDRP; encoded by the coding sequence GTGTTCCGCGCCACCGGCCTGCTGATCGCCGCCTCGGCGAGTCCGAGCCCCAGCCCCTCCCCCGCCTCCGACGACCCGCTGCCCAAGCTGGACCTGAGAGTGCCGACCAGCGCGAGCGAGGTCTCCGACACCACCAGGCAGGCGGCCGGTTGGCTGGGTGCCAACTGGCAGAGCTGGGTCGAGGGCGCGCTGCGGATCGTCTTCATCGTGGTGCTGGCGATGGTGCTGCGCGCCATGGTCCGCAAGCTGATCACCCAGCTGATAGGGCGGATGACCCGGCACGCCGAGAGCGAGGCCGAGTTCGGCCGGCTCGGCGGGCTGCTGGCCAACAGCGGGGTGGTCAACCCCGAGCGGCGCCAGCAGCGGGCCGAGGCGATCGGCTCGGTGCTGCGCAGCGTGGCCTCCTTCTCCATCCTGGGCACGGCCGCGCTGATGGTGCTCTCCGCCCTGGGGGTCAACCTCGCCCCGCTGCTGGCCAGCGCCGGGGTGGCCGGCGTGGCGATCGGTTTCGGCGCGCGGAACCTGGTGACGGACTTCCTCTCCGGGGTCTTCATGATCATGGAGGACCAGTACGGGGTCGGCGACGAGATCGACACCGGGGTCGCCACCGGCACGGTGCTGGAGGTCGGCCTGCGGGTGACCAAGCTGCGCGGGGCCGGCGGCGAGATCTGGTACATCCGCAACGGCGAGGTCAAGCGGATCGCCAACATGAGCCAGGGCTGGGGCACCGCCTCGGTGGACGTGCAGGTCGGCTACAAGGAGGACCTGGAGCGGGTCGAGGCGCTGATCGTGGAGACGGCCGAGCAGCTGGGCAAGGAGACGCCCTACGACGAGCTGATCTGGGGCCGGGCGAAGATCCTCGGCGTGGAGTCGGTGGCGGCCGATTCGGTGGTGCTGCGGGTCGAGGCGCGCACCACGCCGGGCAAGTCGGCGCTGGTCGGCCGGGCCCTGCGGCAGCGGCTGAAGACCGCCTTCGACCTGGCCGGGGTGAAGCTCAAGGAGGAGCCGGTCGCGGTGGTGGCCGCCCCGGCGGTGGAGACGGCCGCCCCCTCGATCCTGGCCGACCCGGCCTCGGCCCGGTCGCTGGCCACCAAGCCGATCCCGCTGCCGGCCCCGGAGGACCGCCCCTGA
- a CDS encoding HNH endonuclease: MPHVLVLNASYEPLGVVTMRRALILVLNHKAVSLEDSGVTLHSATSAVTAPSVVRLTRFVRVPFCGPVPLTRRALFARDHGRCVYCGAAATSVDHVIPRSRGGQHRWDNVVAACRRCNHTKADRHLTELGWRMKRPPAPPSGLAWRIIGTGLRDPRWRPYLEPYGGVEQFREYEHHDHPEQPVGHPAAVTPTRHPVTRTHRGEQPEPLPA, encoded by the coding sequence GTGCCACATGTCCTGGTCCTCAACGCGTCCTACGAGCCGCTCGGCGTGGTCACCATGCGCCGCGCGCTCATCCTGGTCCTCAACCACAAGGCGGTCAGCCTGGAGGATTCGGGAGTCACTCTGCACAGCGCCACCAGCGCCGTCACGGCGCCGTCCGTCGTCCGACTGACCCGCTTCGTGCGGGTCCCGTTCTGCGGGCCCGTCCCGCTCACCCGCCGAGCCCTGTTCGCCCGTGACCACGGGCGCTGCGTCTACTGCGGGGCCGCCGCGACCAGCGTCGACCACGTCATTCCGCGCAGCCGGGGCGGCCAGCACCGGTGGGACAACGTCGTGGCGGCCTGCCGCCGCTGCAACCACACCAAGGCCGACCGCCACCTCACCGAGCTGGGGTGGCGGATGAAGCGTCCACCGGCCCCGCCCAGCGGGCTGGCCTGGCGGATCATCGGCACCGGCCTGAGAGACCCCCGCTGGCGTCCGTACCTGGAGCCGTACGGCGGGGTCGAGCAGTTCCGCGAGTACGAGCACCACGATCATCCGGAGCAGCCCGTCGGCCACCCGGCCGCCGTCACGCCCACCCGTCACCCCGTCACCCGTACCCACCGCGGCGAGCAGCCGGAGCCACTGCCGGCCTGA
- a CDS encoding IS3 family transposase (programmed frameshift) translates to MGTARYSGEFKRDAVALVESSGRRVSAVARELGVNPESLRQWVARSRAQAPSGAGGEGPLTPAEREELRRLRRQVRGVGAGEGDPAEGGSVFCQGDGPMTGRWRFISDHRDLYGVQRLCRVLSVSASGFYRWIHATPVRVARKAADEVLAGRIEEIHGESNGAYGVPRITRELRERHGAVNHKRVARLMRERGLAGRRLRRTVRTTIADRTVPPAPDLVGRVFAAPAPDVRWCGDITYLPVGGSWMYLATVIDMHSRRVVGWSLAEHMRAGLVVDAVRSAVAARGGDVRGVLFHSDRGAQYTSAAFAEVCRAYGIRCSMGRVGSSYDNAMAESFFATLKRELLYGSRWLTRPQARMAVFAWMAWYNRRRRHSALGYRSPVDYERQHARPVTNLDLVA, encoded by the exons ATGGGTACTGCGAGGTACTCGGGGGAGTTCAAGCGGGACGCGGTTGCTTTGGTGGAGTCCAGCGGGCGCCGGGTCTCGGCGGTGGCGCGGGAGCTGGGTGTCAACCCGGAGTCGCTGCGCCAGTGGGTTGCACGCTCACGCGCACAAGCGCCTTCTGGTGCGGGCGGTGAGGGCCCGTTGACCCCCGCCGAGCGCGAGGAACTGCGCCGGCTGCGCAGGCAGGTCCGTG GAGTTGGAGCTGGAGAAGGAGATCCTGCGGAAGGCGGCTCAGTATTTTGCCAAGGAGATGGGCCGATGACCGGCCGCTGGCGGTTCATCTCCGACCATCGTGACCTGTACGGAGTACAGCGGCTGTGCCGGGTGCTGAGCGTCTCGGCGTCCGGTTTCTACCGGTGGATACACGCCACCCCTGTCCGTGTGGCCCGCAAGGCGGCCGACGAGGTGCTGGCCGGGCGGATCGAGGAGATCCACGGCGAGTCGAACGGCGCCTACGGCGTCCCCAGAATTACCCGCGAGCTGCGCGAGCGGCACGGCGCGGTGAACCACAAGCGGGTTGCCCGGCTGATGCGCGAGCGCGGCCTGGCCGGGCGGCGCCTGCGGCGCACGGTCCGCACGACGATCGCTGACCGGACCGTGCCCCCGGCGCCGGACCTGGTCGGGCGGGTGTTCGCCGCCCCGGCACCGGACGTGCGCTGGTGCGGCGACATCACGTACCTGCCGGTCGGTGGGTCGTGGATGTACCTGGCGACGGTGATCGACATGCACTCGCGGCGGGTCGTGGGCTGGTCGCTCGCGGAGCACATGCGTGCCGGCCTGGTCGTCGACGCCGTCCGGTCAGCGGTCGCCGCCCGGGGCGGCGATGTGCGCGGTGTGCTGTTTCACTCCGATCGCGGGGCGCAATATACGTCGGCGGCCTTCGCCGAGGTCTGTCGGGCGTACGGGATACGGTGCTCGATGGGCCGGGTCGGCTCGAGTTACGACAATGCGATGGCGGAGTCGTTCTTCGCCACGCTCAAGCGCGAACTGCTCTATGGTTCCCGATGGTTGACCCGGCCCCAGGCGCGCATGGCGGTCTTCGCCTGGATGGCCTGGTACAACCGTCGCCGACGGCACTCCGCCCTCGGCTACCGAAGCCCCGTCGACTACGAACGGCAGCACGCCAGGCCTGTTACTAACCTGGACTTGGTCGCATAA
- a CDS encoding beta-N-acetylglucosaminidase domain-containing protein: MQARVSVVAGRRLRDAVERSAALREVLGHPAALAARRATARTARQWAPKAADRLIADLKGTEPLLASVRAERRRGPRRKALQLAATLSAAAVVGGLLVSAPGYAVPGFDRTVSNAAAAAEAPYAQGSLTNPQIYPKPQELQQGGAPVTVPKSVSLVLADKADGPAVAALKALLTEAGVATVSEQHSQPQTPTAGSLVVYVGGPAEGADGTVDRALRDLSVAAGDKDTQGPSYTGLPSGGYLLAAGQLPTLEGQFGAIVLAGIDQVGTFNAVQSLRQLLTRTSTGAAFPAVTVRDWPSGAPVRGLAESFYGTPWSTEERLGQLDFLARTKQNFYLYAPGGDPYRLARWRDAYPAEQAEELRKLGERAQADHVTLGYSIDPGQSFCYSSTRDSDALLTKLEQLRQLGFGAFQLQFLDVSYTEWHCAVDRKNFGTGPAAAAKAQAALVTKVRDRFAAKHPELAPLSIVPTEYQRSGSSPYRTALVAALPKEVQIAWSGGAAFPAKITGAQAEDAATALAHPLMTLDSYPANDSAPDRLYLGAYTGREAGLASRSAALLTSAMTQPVASRVPLATAADFAWNPAGYHPADSWRAALRPLAGSEAGLAALTALAGNSLSSPLSPTESAYLAPLLDHFWAALDPSGANDAAPDQARLLDAAAALRAAFTTMAGAQQALAKEEIGPETAPWLAQLAGYGRAGQTAVDMLVAQRGGNGSAAWQARVTLRQLRTQLAQGTATVGAGVLDGFLDRALHSADSWSGVRAGALTPTTTLGTAHDHAPALMTDDAPDTFYWSGTPPQTGDSVGLDLGAGRPLGTVTVLMGSWGDGPDAASAAEDYLHDGVLEYTTGEGGWKQLATVHNQKNVTATAPAGTVAKAVRLRATASQKGGMAVRDFSITAPGDTPATVSGGPAALPGAAPSSVLDGNPDTAYRAAAAPTAADTPLTIELGAARPLDRVTVLTDPSVHATATLEVRKAGAWTPVGTVQPGYNELPAPGAVDAMRLVWAPGGAPPVVNQVVPWYADIPAARMSLSDPGLDVVAGQSTPAQTKAVLVSGRPEGVSGELKAEVPAAAKGLTVTPTAAVTVPRGGQVGAPVQLTAAADTPSGTYQVPLTFTVGTVTVRQTLQVHVVPPTGGPDLAPGATASSSGDETPAFPASAVTDGDPKTRWSSPAKDDAWVQLQFPQPVRLGSLVLHWQDAFASAYQVQTSADGTHWTTVAREDDGRGGTETVRFDAPGTRYVRVQGVTRATKYGYSLWGVEAYAVSLPVPVTPPPLLPSLPPLPVVPTLPVAPLLPTAPSTPPTAVPSPTASPSP; encoded by the coding sequence GTGCAGGCTCGGGTGTCCGTGGTGGCGGGGCGTCGGCTGCGGGACGCGGTCGAGCGGAGTGCGGCGCTGCGGGAGGTGCTGGGGCATCCGGCGGCGCTGGCCGCGCGGCGGGCGACGGCGCGGACGGCGCGCCAGTGGGCGCCCAAGGCGGCGGACCGGCTGATCGCGGACCTCAAGGGCACGGAACCGCTGCTGGCCTCGGTGCGGGCGGAGCGGCGGCGCGGGCCGCGCCGGAAGGCGCTGCAGCTGGCGGCCACGCTCTCCGCGGCGGCCGTGGTGGGCGGGCTGCTGGTGAGCGCGCCCGGGTACGCGGTGCCGGGCTTCGACCGGACGGTGAGCAACGCGGCGGCAGCGGCGGAGGCCCCGTACGCCCAAGGCAGTCTGACGAACCCTCAGATCTACCCGAAGCCCCAGGAGTTGCAGCAGGGCGGGGCGCCGGTGACGGTGCCGAAGAGCGTCAGCCTGGTGCTCGCCGACAAGGCCGACGGACCGGCCGTGGCGGCGCTGAAGGCGCTGCTGACCGAGGCCGGGGTCGCCACGGTGAGCGAGCAGCACTCGCAGCCGCAGACCCCGACCGCCGGTTCGCTGGTGGTGTACGTGGGCGGGCCGGCCGAGGGTGCGGACGGGACGGTGGACCGGGCGCTGCGCGACCTCTCGGTGGCGGCCGGGGACAAGGACACCCAGGGGCCCTCGTACACCGGGCTGCCGAGCGGTGGATACCTGCTGGCGGCCGGGCAACTGCCGACCCTGGAGGGGCAGTTCGGGGCGATCGTGCTGGCCGGGATCGACCAGGTGGGCACCTTCAACGCGGTGCAGAGCCTGCGGCAGCTGCTCACCAGGACCAGCACCGGTGCGGCCTTCCCGGCCGTGACCGTGCGGGACTGGCCGAGCGGGGCGCCGGTGCGCGGCCTCGCCGAGTCCTTCTACGGCACCCCGTGGAGCACCGAGGAGCGGCTCGGCCAGCTGGACTTCCTGGCCCGGACCAAGCAGAACTTCTACCTCTACGCCCCCGGCGGGGACCCGTACCGGCTGGCCCGCTGGCGCGACGCCTACCCGGCCGAGCAGGCCGAGGAGCTGCGCAAGCTGGGCGAGCGCGCGCAGGCCGACCACGTGACGCTGGGCTACTCGATCGACCCCGGGCAGTCGTTCTGCTACAGCTCCACCCGGGACTCCGACGCGCTGCTGACCAAGCTGGAGCAGCTGCGCCAACTCGGCTTCGGCGCCTTCCAGTTGCAGTTCCTGGACGTCAGCTACACCGAGTGGCACTGCGCGGTGGACCGGAAGAACTTCGGCACCGGCCCGGCCGCCGCCGCGAAGGCGCAGGCGGCGCTGGTCACCAAGGTGCGGGACAGGTTCGCGGCCAAGCACCCGGAGCTCGCGCCGCTCAGCATCGTGCCCACCGAGTACCAGCGGTCGGGCTCCTCGCCGTACCGGACGGCGCTGGTGGCGGCGTTGCCCAAGGAGGTGCAGATCGCCTGGAGCGGCGGCGCGGCCTTCCCCGCGAAGATCACCGGCGCCCAGGCCGAGGACGCCGCCACCGCCCTCGCGCACCCGCTGATGACCCTGGACAGCTACCCGGCCAACGACTCGGCCCCGGACCGGCTCTACCTCGGCGCCTACACCGGCCGGGAGGCCGGGCTCGCCTCCCGTTCGGCGGCGTTGCTCACCTCGGCGATGACCCAGCCGGTCGCCTCCCGGGTGCCGCTGGCCACCGCCGCCGACTTCGCCTGGAACCCGGCGGGCTACCACCCCGCCGACTCCTGGCGGGCCGCGCTGCGCCCGCTCGCGGGCAGCGAGGCCGGCCTGGCCGCGCTCACCGCGCTGGCCGGCAACAGCCTCTCCTCCCCGCTCTCCCCCACCGAATCCGCCTACCTGGCACCGCTGTTGGACCACTTCTGGGCCGCCCTGGACCCGAGCGGGGCCAACGACGCGGCCCCGGACCAGGCCCGGCTTCTGGATGCCGCCGCCGCGCTGCGCGCGGCGTTCACCACCATGGCCGGCGCCCAACAGGCCCTGGCCAAGGAGGAGATCGGGCCGGAGACCGCCCCCTGGCTGGCCCAGCTGGCCGGGTACGGCCGGGCCGGGCAGACAGCCGTGGACATGCTGGTGGCCCAGCGCGGTGGCAACGGTTCGGCCGCCTGGCAGGCCCGGGTGACGCTGCGCCAGCTGCGCACCCAGCTGGCGCAGGGCACCGCCACCGTGGGTGCAGGCGTGCTGGACGGCTTCCTGGACCGGGCGCTGCACTCGGCCGACAGCTGGTCGGGGGTGCGGGCCGGGGCGCTGACGCCGACCACCACGCTCGGCACAGCGCACGACCACGCCCCCGCGCTGATGACCGACGACGCGCCCGACACCTTCTACTGGAGCGGCACCCCGCCGCAGACCGGCGACTCGGTCGGCCTGGACCTCGGCGCGGGCCGCCCGCTGGGCACCGTCACGGTGCTGATGGGCTCATGGGGCGACGGGCCGGACGCGGCCTCGGCCGCCGAGGACTACCTGCACGACGGGGTGCTGGAGTACACCACCGGCGAGGGCGGCTGGAAGCAGCTGGCCACCGTGCACAACCAGAAGAACGTCACCGCCACCGCTCCGGCGGGCACGGTGGCCAAGGCCGTCCGGCTGCGGGCCACCGCGAGCCAGAAGGGCGGGATGGCGGTGCGCGACTTCAGCATCACCGCCCCCGGCGACACCCCGGCCACCGTCTCCGGCGGCCCCGCCGCGCTGCCCGGCGCGGCCCCCTCCTCGGTGCTGGACGGCAACCCGGACACCGCCTACCGGGCCGCCGCCGCGCCGACCGCCGCCGACACCCCGCTGACCATCGAGCTCGGCGCGGCCCGCCCGCTGGACCGGGTCACCGTGCTGACCGACCCCTCGGTGCACGCCACGGCCACCCTGGAGGTGCGCAAGGCCGGCGCCTGGACACCGGTCGGCACCGTGCAGCCGGGCTACAACGAGCTGCCCGCCCCGGGTGCGGTGGACGCGATGCGGCTGGTCTGGGCCCCGGGCGGCGCGCCGCCGGTGGTCAACCAGGTGGTGCCCTGGTACGCGGACATCCCCGCCGCCCGGATGAGCCTGAGCGACCCCGGCCTGGACGTGGTGGCCGGGCAGAGCACACCCGCGCAGACCAAGGCGGTGCTGGTCTCCGGCCGTCCGGAGGGCGTCAGCGGCGAGCTCAAGGCGGAGGTGCCGGCCGCCGCCAAGGGCCTCACCGTGACGCCCACGGCCGCCGTGACGGTGCCGCGCGGCGGCCAGGTGGGCGCCCCGGTGCAGCTGACGGCCGCGGCGGACACCCCGTCCGGCACGTACCAGGTGCCGCTCACCTTCACCGTCGGCACGGTGACCGTCCGCCAGACCCTCCAGGTGCACGTGGTGCCGCCCACCGGCGGGCCGGACCTGGCGCCCGGCGCGACGGCCTCCTCCTCGGGCGACGAGACCCCGGCCTTCCCGGCCTCGGCCGTCACCGACGGCGACCCGAAGACCCGCTGGTCCTCGCCGGCCAAGGACGACGCCTGGGTGCAGCTGCAGTTCCCGCAGCCCGTCCGGCTGGGCTCGCTGGTGCTGCACTGGCAGGACGCCTTCGCCTCGGCCTACCAGGTGCAGACCTCGGCGGACGGCACCCACTGGACCACGGTGGCCCGCGAGGACGACGGCCGGGGCGGCACCGAGACGGTGCGGTTCGACGCGCCGGGCACCCGGTACGTCCGGGTCCAGGGCGTCACCCGGGCCACCAAGTACGGGTACTCGCTCTGGGGCGTGGAGGCGTACGCCGTCTCGCTGCCGGTGCCGGTCACGCCCCCGCCGCTGCTGCCCTCGCTCCCCCCGCTGCCCGTGGTGCCGACCCTGCCGGTGGCCCCGCTGCTGCCGACCGCGCCGAGCACCCCGCCGACGGCCGTGCCGAGCCCGACGGCCAGCCCGAGCCCGTAG
- a CDS encoding RHS repeat-associated core domain-containing protein, with the protein MWTDGGGITTPPSTPFTALSQGACTNATPTSGAVAPAKTTVKGGNPYWQEYRYDLTGNRTALIQHDPLGDTTKDVTTTQTFGQAPNTKTNSPNPDSGTGGPHALLTSSVQTGSGTPAVSRTQYDAAGNTAYVTDPNEFTTLLWDRENKLETVDKRTQPGNTHYVYDADGNQLIRRYAGRSTYFFGADEITVNNNVTPKDIAGTRYYPMPNGITDVRVGNSSLVAQIADHHGTNSLSIDLSTNTKTRRPTDPFGNPRGTQPAPGTWAGDKGFVGGTKDDVAGYTNLGARAYDTLHGRFISPDPLLDLANPQQWNGYAYSNNDPVNFSDPSGLRGDPDGVWCDNHDCSGGAKQYADDLHDKQTRRDRAVQFNHVKTILKQLEDYTTVKHCTGLGKATSCRTQQQIDKDGSDRSRLYAEIRDSSAAITQMFGHAAESLIGAAGIVGGAGFDFLGGVECATGVLCPAGAATIVAGTATIGGGIWLAGSGAKGLGSDIHTLLSESHETGGGSPGGVFNDGDIFLQTFNTHSGDLDVAAEVTHSGRDLHLDDLMIFPRGTAGLERSAMGPEAINSLKSQISDMARRQGFDKIIISYTRYLKGGEVRRPGSMTIDLGGN; encoded by the coding sequence GTGTGGACCGACGGCGGAGGCATCACCACCCCGCCGTCCACCCCGTTCACGGCCCTCTCACAGGGTGCCTGCACCAACGCGACGCCCACCAGCGGCGCCGTTGCCCCTGCCAAAACCACCGTCAAGGGCGGTAACCCCTACTGGCAGGAGTACCGCTACGACCTGACCGGCAACCGCACCGCCCTTATCCAGCACGACCCGCTCGGTGACACCACCAAGGACGTCACCACGACCCAGACCTTCGGCCAGGCCCCCAACACCAAGACGAACAGCCCCAATCCGGACAGCGGCACGGGAGGACCGCACGCCCTCCTCACCTCCTCCGTCCAAACCGGCAGCGGCACCCCCGCGGTGAGCAGGACCCAGTACGACGCCGCCGGCAACACCGCTTACGTCACTGATCCGAACGAGTTCACCACCCTTCTCTGGGACCGCGAGAACAAGCTCGAAACCGTCGACAAGCGCACCCAGCCCGGCAACACCCACTACGTCTACGACGCCGACGGCAACCAGCTCATCCGCCGCTACGCCGGCCGTAGCACCTACTTCTTCGGCGCCGACGAGATCACCGTCAACAACAACGTCACGCCCAAGGACATCGCGGGCACCCGCTACTACCCGATGCCCAACGGCATCACCGACGTCCGCGTCGGCAACAGCAGCCTGGTTGCCCAGATCGCCGACCACCACGGCACCAACTCCCTCTCGATCGACCTCAGCACCAACACCAAGACGCGCCGCCCCACTGACCCCTTCGGCAACCCCCGAGGGACCCAGCCTGCACCCGGCACCTGGGCGGGCGACAAGGGCTTCGTCGGCGGCACCAAGGATGACGTCGCTGGCTACACCAATCTCGGTGCTCGTGCCTACGACACTCTTCACGGACGGTTCATCAGCCCTGACCCACTGTTGGACTTGGCGAACCCGCAGCAGTGGAACGGCTACGCCTACAGCAACAACGACCCGGTCAACTTCAGTGATCCAAGTGGTCTCCGCGGAGACCCTGACGGCGTGTGGTGCGATAATCACGATTGCAGTGGCGGTGCCAAGCAGTACGCCGATGACTTGCATGACAAGCAGACGCGACGCGACCGGGCGGTTCAGTTCAACCATGTGAAGACAATTCTCAAGCAACTTGAGGACTACACCACCGTCAAGCACTGCACCGGCCTCGGAAAAGCGACTTCCTGTCGTACTCAGCAGCAGATCGACAAGGATGGCTCTGACAGAAGCCGCCTCTATGCCGAAATCCGAGACTCGTCGGCCGCCATAACCCAGATGTTTGGCCATGCTGCAGAGTCGCTTATCGGGGCGGCAGGGATTGTTGGAGGCGCTGGCTTCGATTTCCTTGGAGGCGTTGAGTGCGCTACCGGTGTACTCTGCCCTGCCGGGGCGGCTACCATAGTGGCTGGCACTGCCACCATTGGCGGGGGAATTTGGCTGGCAGGGAGCGGGGCAAAGGGCCTCGGCAGTGATATTCATACTCTCCTGAGTGAATCCCATGAAACTGGTGGAGGCTCCCCTGGTGGAGTATTCAATGATGGAGATATATTTCTTCAGACCTTCAACACGCACTCTGGGGATTTGGATGTAGCTGCAGAGGTCACGCATTCGGGTCGGGATCTTCACCTTGACGATCTGATGATTTTTCCGCGCGGCACCGCAGGGCTGGAGCGATCGGCAATGGGACCGGAGGCGATCAACTCTTTGAAGTCGCAGATTTCGGACATGGCTCGACGGCAAGGCTTCGATAAGATCATCATCTCGTATACGAGATACTTGAAGGGTGGGGAAGTTAGGCGCCCCGGATCCATGACAATTGACCTGGGAGGAAACTGA